GAGCGTGTCAACAGCCGCGGGGGCCATCGCCGGCCCCATGGCGTTTGGATCTTTAATTCCCATATCGATTATTTTCCCGATCGTTGCCGCCGTAACACGCGGCCCGCTCCCGCCATACGCCAGCACCACCGCCGCCGCCCCGGTAACTGTCCACTGCGAAATAGGCGGCCGCTGCACCCCCAGCTCAGTAGGAAACCGGTATTGCCGTTCAGCCGTGTCATGGTGGCTTGATACGGCAACGGCCACTTTATTGGCAAAGCCGCCATCGAGCAGTACGGCGCCAAGCAGCATGCCTTCCGCCAGCGTCGAACAGGCGCCGTACAAGCCTAAAAACGGCCTGCCCAAACTGCGCAAGGCAAAATGGGTGGCCATTAACTGATTGAGCAGATCGCCGGCCAATACATAGTCAACGGTATCGATGGTGCTGTTTTCTTTTGCCACGGCTTTGCGGATAGCCCACTCGAGCATATAGGATTCACATTTTTCCCAGCTATCTTGATTGTTCAGGTTGTCCGCCATTACCTGGTCAAAGTAACCGGCAAGCAGCCCTTCACCTTCCATAGGGCCAACAATGTTGGCGGTACTGGTAATAATAGGTGGCGCTCCGAAAATAATACTTTGCTTGCCTTGCTTTTTGTTCAAAATTTCGCCCCTCCGATCTTATCAGCCGGCAGCCAAGCTGCAACCAACGCCTTCCAATCCGCGCCGTCGGTTTTTCGGTTCTAACGGTAGAGCTATTTTAACGGACGCTATTTTTAGTATTGGCCGGGGCAATAAAATAATTCTTGTAAACAGCCCAGCAAGATTTGCCTCTGCCAATGGAGAGTTTTGTCGAAATTTGTTGACAGAAAACGTATCATATATTATCCTATTTCGTGCCTGCATATACGCACTTTAAAGGAGGCTAGCACTTGAACACCAACGATCAAAAAGTCCAAATTGTCGTTGCCGACCCGTCAGCCCTTGGTTTGTTTGGTCTCGCGATGGTTACGCTGGTTGCCTCTTCACAGAAGCTGGCTTGGACGACCGGTTTGTCCTTTGTCATTCCCTGGGCTATCTTTTTAGGCTCAATTGCGCAAATGATGGCTTGCGTCTACGATTTTAAGCATAACAATTTGTTCGGCGCTACCGTTTTTGGCGCCTACGGCCTGTTCTGGGCAGGAGTAGCCGTAAGCTGGCTGATAAAAATGGGCGCCTTCGGCGCTGCTTTAGCCGCAGCAGTTGATGTCAAACAGTTGGGCGTCGCTTTTCTCGGCTATTTAATTTTTTCGCTTTTCGGAACGATTGCCGCCATGGAAACCAATAAAGTAATTTTTTCCATCATGGTTCTTATTGATATTTTACTAGGTGCCCTTACCTTGGATGCCCTTGGTCTCGGCGGCCATTGGGCGCATGGCCTCGCCGCCTGGACGGAGCTTGTTATCGCCGCCCTTGGTTTTTATGCCTCCGGCGCGACCTTCCTGAACAAGTGGTTCGGCAAGCAGTTTCTTCCGCTCGGAAAACCGTTCGGTATTTTTAAATAAGGCATTTAACCCCGACGAACCGGCTGTTCGTCGGGGTTTTAAATTTGAAAAAAGGGGGGACAACAGTATTTATTCACGAATAGAATAATCACTATTTCTACTATATATTTTACTCATATATCACCGTACGGTACAATGAAAGCAACACTAAAACAAGGAGGTATCGGTATGAGGCAAAAAGTATTTATTTCCGGTTTAATTCCGCAGATTGCTTACGAAATGCTGTCGCAGGAATTCGAAGTCACCATGCACCGCGATCTGCGGCTGTTATCCAAACAGGAGATAATTGAAGGCCTGGCCGGAAAAGATGCGCTGCTCTCACTGCTCTCCGACCCGATTGACGCCGACGTCATTGCGTCCAATCCCAAGCTGAAAATTATCGCTAACTACGGCGCCGGCTACAATAATATCGACGTGGCGGCCGCAACGGCCCGCAAGATTCCGGTCACCAATACGCCTGCCGTCTCGACCGACGCGACGGCTGACCTGACCTGGGGCCTTATCATCGCCATTGCCCGGCGGATTGTGGAAGGCGATAAAAACACCCGGGCCGGACGGTTTACCGGCTGGGCGCCGCTGTATCACCTGGGCGTGGAAGTCACCGGCAAGACGCTCGGCATTGTCGGCATGGGCAATATCGGCAAGGCGGTAGCCAAACGGGCCAAAGGGTTTGACATGCCGGTAATCTACTATTCGCGCACCCGGCTGAGCCCTGACGTCGAAAAGGAGCTCAACGCCGAATACCATGACCTGGACTACGTTATCAAGAACGCCGATTTTCTTACCTTCCATGTCAGTTATAGTCCGGAGCTGCATCACCTGATCGGAGCCAAAGAACTGGCCAGCATGAAGAAAACGGCATTTCTCATCAACGCCGCCCGCGGCCCGATTATCGACGAGCAGGCCCTGCTCACCGCGCTGCAAAATAAAACCATCGCCGGCGCAGCCTTGGACGTGTACGAGTTTGAACCAAAAATTACACCGGGCCTGGAAAAGCTGGACAACGTCATCCTCTGTCCGCACCTAGGCAACGCAACGGTGGAAACGCGCGAGGCCATGGCGCGCATCGCCGCCCAAAACATTATTGCCGTACTGCATGGCCAAAAACCCCTCACCTGTGTCAACCCGCAAATTTACGCCTAACCCATGACCGGAAAAATAAGGCGCGGCCTCGGCCGCGCCGTTTGTCTGATTATACCACGGCGACAGGCAATACAAATTGACGCCTTGCCGCGCTTCTTACGGCCTGCCAAAAAGCATGACGCTGCCTTCCCAACTAGGAAGGCAGCGTCATTAGCGTGACCGGACTGTATATTAGGGACGGGCGATGATGAGCTTTACAATTTTCCCTTTTACGTTCGTCACATCCTCGATATGGATACCGGCGGCAATGACATTTTGCACCGTGTCCCGGTTAATATTCGCGCCGACCAGATACAGCGAAACAGGGTTTAACAGATCCATGAGCCAGCCCAGCAGCGGGTTGTCGCTCCGGACATGCTCCAGTAAAATTATTTTCCCGGTTTTTTTGCACACCCGTTTTATTTCGCGCAGGCCTTGCACCGGGTCCGGAACCGAACAAAAAACGCAGGTGGCGACAACGGTATCAAAAGTGTCATCGGCAAAACTCATTGCTTGCGCATCCATCTCTAAGAGCTTTACCGGAACCTTGGCCAGTCTGAGTCGTGCCTGGGCTTTGCGCAGCATGCCGGGGCTAAAATCAATGCCTGTTACCTCGCAGTCTCCCTGATAAAAAGGCAGGTTTTGCCCGGTGCCGACGCCCACTTCCAAAACTTTGCCTTCCGCCAGTTCGATTGCTTGCCGACGCAGACGCGGCGATATCATCTTGTCCATCCAGTCATAGAAGAGCGCCGTCCGGTTATACCGCCGCCGGATGATTTCTGTTTGGCTGACATTATGAACTGCCATACGCTTCCCTTCTGGCTAACTTTAATATACTTAATATTATATATACTATACCAAGACATTATGAAGATCTTATGAAGAAATTTTGAAAAAATAATGGAATATGCCGCCGACGCAAAAACCCCCGGCCACACCTAACGTGAGCCGGGGGTTTCCATTTATTACTTAGTGCCAAAGATGCGGTCGCCGGCATCGCCAAGACCGGGAACGATGTAGCCGTGGTCGTTGAGACGCTCGTCGACCGAGGCAGTGTAAATCTCGACATCAGGGTGCTGCTCGTTGACCCGGTGCACCCCTTCCGGTGCGGCAACCAGGCACATGAGCTTAATGTTTTTGGCGCCCTTGCGTTTCAGCATATCAATGGTCGCCACCGAGGACCCACCGGTGGCCAGCATGGGATCGATAACGATAAAGTCACGCTCGGAAACGTCGGTGGGCAGTTTGCAGTAATACTCAACCGGGCTCAATGTTTCCGGATCGCGATAGACACCGACATGGCCGACTTTGGCCGCGGGAATGAGCCGCAGCACGCCGTTGACCATGCCAAGGCCGGCCCGCAGGATGGGCACGACGCCCAGCTTTTTGCCGGTAAGAACCTTGCACTTGCAGCGGGCGACCGGCGTTTCGATCTCCGTTTCCTCCAGCGGCAGATTACGGGTCAGTTCATACGCCATGAGCATGGCGATTTCCTCTAATAGCTCCCGGAAATCCTTGCTGCCGGTGTTTTTGTCGCGGAGGAGCGACAGCTTGTGTTGAATAAGGGGGTGGTCAATCACTTTTACCTGCATACACACATCTCCACATATATTTAATTTTTTCGCTTACCGCTATAAGTTGGTATAAAGGGGGTATTTGGCGCAGAGCTGACCCACCAAGGTGACGGCTTCGGCTTTGGCCCGGCTGTCGTCAGGATGCTTGAGCACCATGGCGATGATGCGCGCAATAGTCACCATGTCCTCCTCCTTCATGCCGCGGGAGGTAACGGCCGGCGTCCCGATGCGGATGCCGCTGGTGACAAAGGGACTGGCCGGGTCAAAGGGAATAGTGTTCTTGTTAACCGTGACGCCTACTTCATCCAGCAACCGTTCGGCCTCCTTGCCGGTGAGATTGAGGCTCCTGACATCCACCAGCAGAAGGTGGTTGTCGGTACCGCCGGACACAAGGGTAAAGCCGGCGCCCGCGAGCTCTTCGGCCAGCGCCTTGGCGTTTTTCAGGATTTGGGCCTGGTAAAGGCGGAACTCTTCCGTCATCGCTTCTTTCAGCGCCACCGCTTTCGCAGCGATGACATGCATGAGCGGCCCGCCCTGGATGCCGGGGAAGACGGCTTTGTCAATCGCCTTGGCCAGGTCGGCCCGGCACATGATCATGCCACCCCGCGGCCCGCGCAGCGTCTTGTGGGTCGTCGTTGTCACCACATCGGCGTGGGGAATGGGGCTGGGATGCAGCCCCGCGGCCACCAGTCCGGCAATGTGGGCCATGTCGACAAACAGCATGGCGCCCACTTCACGGGCAATCTCGCCCAGTTTGGCAAAGTCGATGATGCGCGGATAGGCGCTGGCGCCGGCCACGATCATCTTGGGCCGCTGGCGAATGGCCTCGGTGCGGACGGCGTCGTAATCGAGCTGATGGGTAGTGGGATTTACGCCGTAGGGAATAACTTTAAAATATTTGCCTGAGATGTTAACCGGGCTGCCATGGGTGAGATGGCCGCCGTGGGCTAAATTCATGCCCATGATGACGTCGCCGGGCTCAAGCAGGGCGAAATAGACGGCGGTGTTGGCCTGCGCGCCCGAATGGGGCTGGACATTGACATGCTCGGCCCCAAACAGCGCTTTGGCCCGTTCAATGGCCAGTTTCTCGACAATATCCACATATTCGCAGCCGCCATAGTAACGGTGGCCGGGATACCCCTCGGCATACTTGTTGGTTAGTATTGATCCCTGGGCTTCCAGTACCGCTTTGCTGACAAAGTTTTCCGAAGCGATAAGTTCCAATTTGTTTTGCTGGCGTTGACGCTCCAGGTCTATCGCCTGAGCGATTTCGGGGTCAATTCCGGCAAGTACGTTCAAAACTGCTTCCTCCTTCGCCGCAGATGTTTAGCTTTCTGGGTTAGCCGGCCATTCGTAGACGGCACGAGCCCCGCCGATAAGTTTCGGCCGGGTGCGCGCCGCCGTTACCGGCGCTTGGCCGATAACTCTTTGCTGAAGACGGACGGGTACCGCGACCCGCCGTAGATGCATACCGATTAGCGTGGCGCCGATGTCCAGCCCGGCATGGGCCTGAATCGTTTCAACCACCACCGGGTCGGCAAACTGGCGCATGGCCCGCGCCGCCAAAGCGCCGCCCGCCTTGGGCACCGGCACGACGGTGACCTGTTCAAGGCCGTACTGCTCCATGGTCTGGCGCTCGACAACAAGGGCCCGGTTTAAGTGTTCACAGCACTGAATAGCCAGTCTCACCTGAAATTCGCCGGCCACGGTCATCAGCCCGGCTAAAATTTCCCGTGCCACCGCGTCCGAACCGGCCGAGCCGATTTTAGCCCCTTGCACCTCACTGGTGCTGCAGCCAACAACCAGAATCTGCCCGGGCGCCAGCCCGGCCGCCGTAATAAGCTCCCGGACCGCCCGCTCGGTCTGCTCGCGAATGGTCAGGTTGTCCGCCATACGTCATCCCTCCGCCTATTCTGCTTCCAGCCTGGCGATCTGGTCCACCCGCCGGGCATGACGGCCGCCGGCGAACTCGGTGGCGAGCCATTTGGCCACGATGGCCCGGGCCAAGCCCGGCCCGATGACCCGCTCGCCCATGGTGAGAATATTGGCGTCATTGTGTTCCCGGGACATCTGGGCCGAATAGACGTCATGGCATAGGGCCGCCCGGATGCCCTTGATCTTGTTCGCGGCGATGGACACGCCGATGCCGGTACCGCATATAATAATGCCCCGGTCACATTCGCCGGCAGCCACCGCTTGGGCAACGCTACGGGAAATGTCGGGGTAATCTACCGAATCGGTCGAGTAGGTACCAAAATCGCGGTAGGCGATTTTCTCCTCATCCAAAAACCGCTTGATTTCTTCTTTAAGGCGAAATCCGCCGTGATCACTGCCGATCGCTACTAACATTCGACATGCACTCCAATTCCTGTCCTATTTTTCCCTTTCTTGTTCTGCGGCAGCGCCACCATCTCCTGCTAACGCGCGGATTTTTTCCCAAACTTTAGCGAGCATGGCTTCAAGCTGGCGAGCGCAAACCTCATATTCCGCTTCGTCGCCGCCGAACGGATCGGCCACATCGCAGGTTTCGCCGGCAAATTCGGCCAGGGTAAACGTTTTGCCTGCCGCTTGGGGCATGGCGCGCACCAAGGCCTGCTTATGCGCATCCGTCATCGTCAGAATAATGTCGGCTACCTGCACAAATTCAGGGGCAATCTGTCGCGACCGGTGGGCAGACAGGTCCAGGCCACGCCGCTTCATGACCGTCTGGGCGCCATGGGAAGCAGGCAGCGCCTCGCCGGCCGCCAAACCGGCCGACAGTACCTTGATGCGGTCGGTCAGGCCGCTTGCTTTGATTTTCGCTGATAAAAGCGCCTCAGCCATCGGACTGCGGCAGGTGTTGCCGGTGCACACAACCAAAATACGCAGCATCTTTCCTTTCAACCCCTATATAGTATGTCCGCTTAATCAGCATCATTTTCGCCTCGTCTACGGCTATTACCTGCTAGAAATGGAAAGTAGCAGAAAAACCGCAAAGTACGCGAAGAACACGAAGGGTTACGCGCGCGACATTCGTCGCGCAAGCATAGTTTACTTTGCGTCCTTTGCGCACTTTGCGGTTAAAAAAGCGGTTATTCTCACCACAGCGCCGTCCACAGGACATGCAGGCCGAGGGCGATAAGGACGGCGCCGCCGATTGCCGCGGCCCGCTCGCCGATAAAGGAGCCGACCCGCCGCCCCAGCCCCAGGCCGAAGACGGCGATGGCAAAAATAACGGCGCCGAGAATAATGCTCAATTTAATAAGATCCACATCCATCATGCCCAGGCTGAAGCCGGCCGCCAGTGCGTCAATGCTTACGCTGACCGCCAGCATGACCAGCGTCAGGCCCTGCAAGGGGTGACTGACACTATCCACGGCGTCACCGCCGGCAAGGTTTTCCTTAATCATATGAAGACCTAAGCCGGCCAGCACCAGCGCGCCCAAGGCGCTGGCCCAGTTTTGCACCGTCGCCGCCGGCAGGTCAATATGGTAGGTGCTCACATGCTCGACCACCGAACCTAACCAGTGGCCCACATAGTAGCCGGTTAGAATCATAATAATGTGAAACAGGGCAAAAACGGCCGCCGACCGGACGATAACCCTCAGTCTGACCCGGTTCATACCAATGGGCACGGCCACGGAAAACAAATCGGTCCCGAGCGCCGCGCTCAGCACGAATAGTTCCAGAACGCTCAATCCCCCCACCTCCGCACAGTAATGTATATGAGCGGAGGCAAGAACTTATCCTGGAAAGTTCATCATGCCTGCAAAATGCGGTAGCCGGCCGCTTTGCGCAGCCGGTTCATGACCGCCAGACCGAGACCGCTCTCGGTAATGCCTTCGGCATAGATAATGTCTACCGGCCAGGTATCAAAGTGGCGCAGCGCCTGGTAGAGGTTGGCGGCAATCGCGGCGGCATCGCCCCGTGGGCCATACACGGCCTTAACCACCGCCGGCGGCAGCAGCGCCGCCGTTTCCGCCGAAACGACCGCCCCGACCCGCCGGCCCGCAGCCAGCGCTTCCGTCACCTTGCGCCGCACCAGGGCGGCGGCGCCTGCGCCTTCCACCAGCGTCATCGGCGCGGCCGGAGCATAATGGGTGTATTTCATCCCCGGCGAACGGGGTCTGGCCGTACTCTGCGCCAGGGCCGGATCAACCTCGACCTCGCCCAGCGTATCCAGCAGCATTTCCAGGGTAATGCCCCCGGGCCGGAGCAGCGTCGGCACCGGCGTGGTGCAGTCCACCACCGTGGATTCTACGCCAATGTCGCAGGGGCCGGCGTCCAGAACGGCATCGATGCGGCCGCTGAGGTCAGCCAGTACCGCCTGCGCCGTCGTCGGGCTGGGACGGCCGGAGGTATTGGCACTGGGCGCCGCGACCGGCACCCCGGCCAACCGGATAAGATCCCGCGCCACGGTCGACGCCGGCAGCCGCACGGCTACCGTGCTCAGCCCACCGGTAACCGCGTCCGGCACAACGTCCGTCCGGTCAAAGACAATGGTCAGTGGCCCCGGCCAGTAACGCGCCATCAGCGCCGCCGCGTTGGCCGGAATACGGCGGGCAAGCCTCGCCACGTCGCCGCTGTCGGCGATGTGCAGGATGAGCGGGTTGTCCGACGGCCGCCCCTTGGCGGCATAGATGCGCGCCGCCGCCTGTGCGTCCAGACCGTTGGCGCCCAGGCCATATACCGTCTCGGTCGGAAAGGCGACCAGGCCGCCACGCCGCAGGATAGCGGCCGCTTCCGCCAGGATGCGCTTGTCAGGATAGTGTTTATCAACAAGGTAATACTTAGTTTCCATGCTCTCTCTCCTCACCGGTCGCGCCGCATGATCACGACGCGCTCAATGCCGGCGTAGTCCCTGATGACGGCTTCGACCCCAAGGCCGCTCATTGCGGCCAGGCCGGCCACTGCCGCCGCCTGGCCGCGGCCAACCTCGACGGCCAAAAAACCGCCTTCGTTAAGATGTCCCGGCGCCCCGGCGACGATACGCCGGTAAAAATCCAGGCCATCCGCCCCCCCGGCCAGCGCCGTGCGGGGCTCGTGCCGGACCTCGGGTTCGAGGCCGGCCAGGTCGCCGTCCGGTATATAGGGCGGGTTGGAAACAATGGCGTGAAACGTCCGTCCGGCAACCGGGGCAAAAAGGTCGCCTTGTTTTAAGGCAAGGCGTGCCGCCACGCCGTGCTTTTGAGCATTGGCGGCGGCAACCTTGAGGGCACCGGGGGAAATATCGACCCCTACGCCGGTGGCCGCCTTTAGCCGGTGGAGCAGGCTGACGATAATCGCGCCGCTGCCCACCCCCAGATCGAGGATGACAGGGGCGGATACCCCGGCGAGGCGCGCCAGCGCCGCCTCCACCAGTACCTCGGTGTCGGGGCGCGGCACGAGCACATCGCTCGTCACAATAAAATCAAGGCCCATGAACTCCTTATGGCCGGTAATATAAGCCACCGGCACGCGCAGCGCCCGCTGCTTGACCGCTTCACGAAAAGCGGCCAGCTCCGCCGGCTCCAGCGGCTGGTCATAATTCAGATAAAGGTAAAGGCGGTCCCGTCCCAAGATGTGGGAAAGCAGCACTTCGGCGTCAAGGCGCGGCGTAGCCACGCCCTTGTCGCGGAAGTACTGCCCCGTCCAGTTTAAGATGGCGCCGATTGTCCAGGTCTTGTGCTCTTTGGCGTTCATGTTATCCGACCTGCTTCAGCCGTTCGGCCTGATCGGCGGTGATGAGCGCATTGATGAGCTCGTCCAAATCGCCGTTTAAGATAAAGTCCAGTTTATGCAGCGTCAGGCCGATGCGGTGATCGGTCACGCGGCCCTGCGGGAAGTTATAGGTGCGGATGCGCTCACTGCGGTCGCCGGTGCCGACCTGGCTTTTGCGCGTTTCCGCCAGCTGTGCCCGCTGCTCTTCCTGCGCCGCCTCGAGCAGTTTGGCGCGCAGCACGCGCATCGCTTTCTCGCGGTTTTTAATCTGCGACTTTTCGTCCTGGCACTGCACCACGATGCCGGTCGGCAGGTGGGTAATGCGCACGGCCGATTCGGTCTTGTTGACGTGCTGGCCGCCGGCGCCGCTGGCGCAGTAGGTGTCGATGCGGAGGTCATTCGGATTAATGACCACGTCGTCCACATCATCGGCTTCCGGCAGCACGGCTACCGTCACCGTCGAAGTATGGATGCGGCCGCTGGCTTCCGTTTCCGGCACGCGCTGCACGCGGTGCACGCCGCTCTCGTACTTGAAGCGCGAGTAAGCGCCGTCGCCCTGGATACTGAAGACCACTTCCTTAAACCCGCCCAGGTCGGAGCTGTTGGCGTCCAAGAGCTCTACCCGCCAGCCCTGGGTCTCGGCGTAGCGGGTATACATGCGAAAAAGGTCGCCGGCGAAGAGGGCCGCCTCATCGCCGCCGGCGCCGGCCCGGATTTCGATGATAACGTTTTTCTCATCGTTGGGGTCCTTGGGCAGCATCAGGATGCGCAGCTCCTCTTCCAGCCGGACGCTTTGCTCTTTAAGTTCGGCCAGCTCGGCCTCCACCATTTCGCGAAAATCGTCATCCAGTTTTTCCTTCAGCATTTCCCTGGCATCTTCCATCCCTTGCAGCACCTTTTTGTACTCCCGGAACTTCGTGACAATCTCCGTGAGTTTGGCATGGGCCTTGGCGTGTTTCTGCCATTCGCTTTGGTTGGCAATAATATCAGGGTCGCTGATCAAATTTTCCAATTCCAGGTATTTATCTTCAATCGCCTGCAATTTATCCAGCATTGGCATTCACCTCCTCCGTTGTCGCTGCCGGGTCATCCGGCTTCACCGCTTCCAGGGCGCGGATGGCCACTTCGATCTGGTCGTCGCTTGGTTCGCGG
This genomic interval from Sporolituus thermophilus DSM 23256 contains the following:
- the spoVAD gene encoding stage V sporulation protein AD, whose amino-acid sequence is MNKKQGKQSIIFGAPPIITSTANIVGPMEGEGLLAGYFDQVMADNLNNQDSWEKCESYMLEWAIRKAVAKENSTIDTVDYVLAGDLLNQLMATHFALRSLGRPFLGLYGACSTLAEGMLLGAVLLDGGFANKVAVAVSSHHDTAERQYRFPTELGVQRPPISQWTVTGAAAVVLAYGGSGPRVTAATIGKIIDMGIKDPNAMGPAMAPAAVDTLWQHIQDTGRQPAYYDLIVTGDLGVVGKTLVIQLMQEKGLDISQNYEDCGCMIYREDQDAHAGASGCASSGVVFTGYLYQMLQARKLQKILVIGTGSLHSPISYQQKESIPCIAHAVAVEI
- a CDS encoding acetate uptake transporter, which produces MNTNDQKVQIVVADPSALGLFGLAMVTLVASSQKLAWTTGLSFVIPWAIFLGSIAQMMACVYDFKHNNLFGATVFGAYGLFWAGVAVSWLIKMGAFGAALAAAVDVKQLGVAFLGYLIFSLFGTIAAMETNKVIFSIMVLIDILLGALTLDALGLGGHWAHGLAAWTELVIAALGFYASGATFLNKWFGKQFLPLGKPFGIFK
- a CDS encoding 2-hydroxyacid dehydrogenase family protein, which codes for MRQKVFISGLIPQIAYEMLSQEFEVTMHRDLRLLSKQEIIEGLAGKDALLSLLSDPIDADVIASNPKLKIIANYGAGYNNIDVAAATARKIPVTNTPAVSTDATADLTWGLIIAIARRIVEGDKNTRAGRFTGWAPLYHLGVEVTGKTLGIVGMGNIGKAVAKRAKGFDMPVIYYSRTRLSPDVEKELNAEYHDLDYVIKNADFLTFHVSYSPELHHLIGAKELASMKKTAFLINAARGPIIDEQALLTALQNKTIAGAALDVYEFEPKITPGLEKLDNVILCPHLGNATVETREAMARIAAQNIIAVLHGQKPLTCVNPQIYA
- a CDS encoding class I SAM-dependent methyltransferase, whose product is MAVHNVSQTEIIRRRYNRTALFYDWMDKMISPRLRRQAIELAEGKVLEVGVGTGQNLPFYQGDCEVTGIDFSPGMLRKAQARLRLAKVPVKLLEMDAQAMSFADDTFDTVVATCVFCSVPDPVQGLREIKRVCKKTGKIILLEHVRSDNPLLGWLMDLLNPVSLYLVGANINRDTVQNVIAAGIHIEDVTNVKGKIVKLIIARP
- the upp gene encoding uracil phosphoribosyltransferase, encoding MQVKVIDHPLIQHKLSLLRDKNTGSKDFRELLEEIAMLMAYELTRNLPLEETEIETPVARCKCKVLTGKKLGVVPILRAGLGMVNGVLRLIPAAKVGHVGVYRDPETLSPVEYYCKLPTDVSERDFIVIDPMLATGGSSVATIDMLKRKGAKNIKLMCLVAAPEGVHRVNEQHPDVEIYTASVDERLNDHGYIVPGLGDAGDRIFGTK
- the glyA gene encoding serine hydroxymethyltransferase, which gives rise to MNVLAGIDPEIAQAIDLERQRQQNKLELIASENFVSKAVLEAQGSILTNKYAEGYPGHRYYGGCEYVDIVEKLAIERAKALFGAEHVNVQPHSGAQANTAVYFALLEPGDVIMGMNLAHGGHLTHGSPVNISGKYFKVIPYGVNPTTHQLDYDAVRTEAIRQRPKMIVAGASAYPRIIDFAKLGEIAREVGAMLFVDMAHIAGLVAAGLHPSPIPHADVVTTTTHKTLRGPRGGMIMCRADLAKAIDKAVFPGIQGGPLMHVIAAKAVALKEAMTEEFRLYQAQILKNAKALAEELAGAGFTLVSGGTDNHLLLVDVRSLNLTGKEAERLLDEVGVTVNKNTIPFDPASPFVTSGIRIGTPAVTSRGMKEEDMVTIARIIAMVLKHPDDSRAKAEAVTLVGQLCAKYPLYTNL
- a CDS encoding TIGR01440 family protein, with translation MADNLTIREQTERAVRELITAAGLAPGQILVVGCSTSEVQGAKIGSAGSDAVAREILAGLMTVAGEFQVRLAIQCCEHLNRALVVERQTMEQYGLEQVTVVPVPKAGGALAARAMRQFADPVVVETIQAHAGLDIGATLIGMHLRRVAVPVRLQQRVIGQAPVTAARTRPKLIGGARAVYEWPANPES
- the rpiB gene encoding ribose 5-phosphate isomerase B: MLVAIGSDHGGFRLKEEIKRFLDEEKIAYRDFGTYSTDSVDYPDISRSVAQAVAAGECDRGIIICGTGIGVSIAANKIKGIRAALCHDVYSAQMSREHNDANILTMGERVIGPGLARAIVAKWLATEFAGGRHARRVDQIARLEAE
- a CDS encoding low molecular weight protein arginine phosphatase — translated: MLRILVVCTGNTCRSPMAEALLSAKIKASGLTDRIKVLSAGLAAGEALPASHGAQTVMKRRGLDLSAHRSRQIAPEFVQVADIILTMTDAHKQALVRAMPQAAGKTFTLAEFAGETCDVADPFGGDEAEYEVCARQLEAMLAKVWEKIRALAGDGGAAAEQEREK
- a CDS encoding manganese efflux pump MntP family protein → MSVLELFVLSAALGTDLFSVAVPIGMNRVRLRVIVRSAAVFALFHIIMILTGYYVGHWLGSVVEHVSTYHIDLPAATVQNWASALGALVLAGLGLHMIKENLAGGDAVDSVSHPLQGLTLVMLAVSVSIDALAAGFSLGMMDVDLIKLSIILGAVIFAIAVFGLGLGRRVGSFIGERAAAIGGAVLIALGLHVLWTALW
- a CDS encoding L-threonylcarbamoyladenylate synthase; the protein is METKYYLVDKHYPDKRILAEAAAILRRGGLVAFPTETVYGLGANGLDAQAAARIYAAKGRPSDNPLILHIADSGDVARLARRIPANAAALMARYWPGPLTIVFDRTDVVPDAVTGGLSTVAVRLPASTVARDLIRLAGVPVAAPSANTSGRPSPTTAQAVLADLSGRIDAVLDAGPCDIGVESTVVDCTTPVPTLLRPGGITLEMLLDTLGEVEVDPALAQSTARPRSPGMKYTHYAPAAPMTLVEGAGAAALVRRKVTEALAAGRRVGAVVSAETAALLPPAVVKAVYGPRGDAAAIAANLYQALRHFDTWPVDIIYAEGITESGLGLAVMNRLRKAAGYRILQA
- the prmC gene encoding peptide chain release factor N(5)-glutamine methyltransferase, with product MNAKEHKTWTIGAILNWTGQYFRDKGVATPRLDAEVLLSHILGRDRLYLYLNYDQPLEPAELAAFREAVKQRALRVPVAYITGHKEFMGLDFIVTSDVLVPRPDTEVLVEAALARLAGVSAPVILDLGVGSGAIIVSLLHRLKAATGVGVDISPGALKVAAANAQKHGVAARLALKQGDLFAPVAGRTFHAIVSNPPYIPDGDLAGLEPEVRHEPRTALAGGADGLDFYRRIVAGAPGHLNEGGFLAVEVGRGQAAAVAGLAAMSGLGVEAVIRDYAGIERVVIMRRDR
- the prfA gene encoding peptide chain release factor 1, coding for MLDKLQAIEDKYLELENLISDPDIIANQSEWQKHAKAHAKLTEIVTKFREYKKVLQGMEDAREMLKEKLDDDFREMVEAELAELKEQSVRLEEELRILMLPKDPNDEKNVIIEIRAGAGGDEAALFAGDLFRMYTRYAETQGWRVELLDANSSDLGGFKEVVFSIQGDGAYSRFKYESGVHRVQRVPETEASGRIHTSTVTVAVLPEADDVDDVVINPNDLRIDTYCASGAGGQHVNKTESAVRITHLPTGIVVQCQDEKSQIKNREKAMRVLRAKLLEAAQEEQRAQLAETRKSQVGTGDRSERIRTYNFPQGRVTDHRIGLTLHKLDFILNGDLDELINALITADQAERLKQVG